Proteins from a single region of Bacillota bacterium:
- a CDS encoding diacylglycerol kinase family lipid kinase: MKHVFIINPAAGKRNAAEFIKEEVGRLFPSSGSYSIELTKKPGHAAEIAKKYAETGEPVRIYSCGGDGTLNEVLNGMYRYENAELAVFPSGSGNDFIKMLAGRAAVNLESLVHGVAEKIDIIECEGTAAINCVSAGLDASVANEVSKFKRLPFINGSTAYILSVLRCFLSHIGSKLQFELDGELYPQDTYLFGVAANGRYYGGGFMPAPNADMYDGMLDFVMVKKVSRFRMLTIIDEYKKGTHLHHNNIISLVRCTRARILSDKPIQMNLDGEIRTFHNPEIRVLPSAVSIIKPLIQASVFDESNAVLEGNF, from the coding sequence ATGAAACACGTATTTATTATAAACCCTGCGGCTGGCAAAAGAAATGCAGCGGAGTTTATAAAGGAGGAGGTCGGAAGACTGTTTCCAAGCAGCGGCAGTTATTCTATAGAGCTTACAAAAAAGCCGGGACACGCTGCCGAGATTGCTAAAAAGTATGCGGAAACGGGAGAACCGGTTCGCATTTATTCATGCGGCGGAGACGGAACGCTAAACGAAGTGCTCAACGGAATGTATCGGTATGAAAATGCAGAGCTGGCGGTTTTCCCAAGCGGTTCCGGAAATGACTTTATTAAGATGCTTGCAGGCAGGGCAGCAGTCAACCTGGAAAGTCTTGTACACGGCGTAGCTGAGAAAATTGATATTATCGAGTGTGAGGGTACAGCTGCAATAAACTGCGTTTCAGCAGGACTTGATGCCTCGGTCGCAAATGAAGTATCTAAATTCAAGCGGCTTCCTTTTATCAATGGCAGTACAGCTTACATACTTTCGGTATTAAGGTGCTTTTTATCACATATAGGCAGTAAACTTCAATTTGAACTTGACGGCGAGTTATATCCGCAGGATACATACCTGTTTGGCGTTGCTGCAAATGGGAGATATTACGGTGGAGGATTTATGCCGGCACCAAATGCTGACATGTATGACGGCATGCTCGATTTTGTCATGGTTAAAAAAGTTTCAAGGTTTCGCATGCTTACTATTATAGATGAATATAAAAAAGGCACTCACTTACACCATAACAATATCATATCGCTTGTAAGGTGCACTAGAGCGAGAATACTTTCAGATAAGCCTATTCAAATGAACCTTGATGGTGAAATAAGAACATTTCACAATCCTGAGATCCGTGTCCTGCCCTCAGCAGTCAGTATAATTAAGCCTTTGATACAGGCTAGCGTATTTGATGAGAGTAACGCTGTATTAGAGGGTAATTTTTAA
- a CDS encoding class I SAM-dependent RNA methyltransferase, whose amino-acid sequence MDLKNIEYVVPCLFGLESTVRDELKDMGEDVTEVRDGRVTFRGDLASLAKASLRLRCGERILIRLSTFQVYSFEDLYQGVKAIPWEDIIGSKDAFPVTGHCLRSQLASVPDCQKIMKKAVVDRLSDAYGLKWFPETGIKYALSFLIMKDSAEIMLDTSGEGLHKRGYREQGSEAPLKETLAAAIVKTSRYRGRDVFVDFMCGSGTIPIEAAMIAQNIAPGLHRTFAFEGFSFFKKTILQDERQAALDLIEHKDIRILASDIDPEMTNLTKHNARLAGVDKYITVSTADMRNFSSQEQYGTIVCNPPYGERLMGKDETAQLYRDMGRVTSKLPQWRFYIITADEYFERCFGRPADKKRKLYNGMIKCDLYQYYKIK is encoded by the coding sequence ATGGACTTAAAAAACATTGAATATGTTGTACCGTGCCTGTTTGGACTTGAAAGTACAGTTCGTGATGAACTTAAAGATATGGGAGAAGATGTTACTGAGGTTCGTGACGGCAGAGTTACCTTCAGGGGGGATCTTGCATCTCTTGCAAAAGCAAGCTTACGTCTTCGCTGCGGTGAGAGAATTTTGATCCGTCTTTCAACTTTTCAAGTATACAGTTTTGAGGATTTATATCAGGGAGTGAAGGCAATTCCTTGGGAAGACATAATTGGAAGCAAAGATGCTTTTCCAGTTACCGGTCACTGCCTTCGTTCACAATTGGCAAGCGTCCCGGATTGTCAGAAAATCATGAAGAAAGCAGTCGTAGATCGCCTTTCTGATGCATACGGATTAAAATGGTTTCCAGAGACAGGGATAAAATACGCATTATCGTTTTTAATTATGAAGGATTCCGCCGAAATAATGCTTGATACAAGCGGCGAGGGGCTGCATAAACGCGGATATCGGGAACAGGGAAGTGAGGCACCGTTAAAAGAAACATTAGCGGCAGCGATCGTTAAAACCAGCCGTTATCGCGGACGTGACGTGTTTGTTGACTTCATGTGCGGAAGCGGAACAATTCCAATAGAGGCTGCGATGATAGCTCAAAATATTGCGCCTGGCCTGCACAGAACGTTTGCATTTGAAGGGTTCAGTTTTTTTAAAAAAACTATTTTGCAGGATGAAAGACAGGCTGCCCTTGATTTAATTGAACATAAAGATATAAGAATCCTTGCAAGTGATATCGACCCAGAGATGACCAACCTGACAAAGCATAATGCCAGACTTGCAGGAGTTGATAAATATATAACTGTTTCAACTGCCGATATGCGCAACTTTTCTTCACAAGAGCAATACGGAACCATTGTATGCAATCCTCCTTACGGAGAAAGACTTATGGGGAAAGACGAAACCGCACAGTTATACAGAGATATGGGCCGTGTGACTTCGAAACTTCCTCAGTGGCGCTTTTATATAATCACGGCAGATGAATACTTTGAACGTTGCTTTGGCCGCCCAGCGGATAAAAAACGTAAATTATATAATGGAATGATAAAATGCGATTTATATCAATATTATAAAATAAAGTGA